The nucleotide window CCTGAAGATTTACATCTACGGCTATCTCAACCGCATTCAGTCGAGCCGGCGCCTGGAGCGAGAAGCCCAGCGTAATGTCGAATTGATGTGGCTAACCGGGCGTTTGATGCCGGACTTCAAGACCATCGCCAACTTCCGAAAAGACAACAGCAAGGCCATCCGAGGCGTCTGTCGCCAGTTCGTTGTGCTGTGTCAGCAGTTGGGACTGTTCGGAGAACATCTGGTCGCCATCGATGGCAGCAAATTCAAAGCAGTCAACAACCGCGACCGCAATTTCACCAGCGCCAAACTGAAGCGGCGAATGGAAGAAATTGAATCGAGCATCAATCGTTACCTGACGGCACTCGATGCTGCCGATCGGCAAGAACCAACAGCTTCCGAGCCCAGTGCTGTGAGGCTGGAAGAGAAAATCGCCAAGCTCAAAACTCAAATGAAAGAGCTTCAGGCGATCGAAATCCAGCTCAATGAATCTCCGGATAAACAGGTCTCACTGACCGATCCAGACAGCCGCTCCATGATGACGCGCGGCACGGGAATCGTCGGCTACAACGTGCAAACAGCGGTCGATACCCAGCACCATTTGATCGTTGCCCATGAGGTGACCAACGTCGGTTCTGACCCGATCAACTCAGCTCGATGGCCAAGCAGGCCCGCGAAGCGATGGCGTCAGAAACGCTTTCGGTAGTGGCTGACAGAGGTTACTTCAAAAGCGAAGAAATCCTGGCTTGCCACGATGCAGGTATCACCGCCTATGTGCCCAAGCCGATGACCTCTGGAGCCAAAGCAGACGGGCGTTTCAATAACGATGCCTTCATCTATGACGCGGCAAAAAACGAATACATTTGCCCGGCTGGAGAGGCGCTGATCTGGCGCTATACCAACGTTGAAAAAGGCCTGACGTTGCACCGTTACTGGAGTTCAAAATGCCGGGGTTGCGCAATGAAACCGCAGTGCACACCGAGCACGGAACGGCGGGTTCGACGCTGGGAGCATGAAGCCGTCCTGGAGGAAATGCAGAACAGGCTGAGCAACGCGCCGGACATGATGCGGATCCGAAAACGGACTGTTGAGCATCCCTTCGGGACGCTCAAACAATGGATGGGTGCAACGCACTTCCTGTCGCGCAAGCTCAACGGGGTCAGTGCAGAGATGAGTCTGAACGTGCTCGCCTACAATTTGAAAAGGGTCATGAAAATCATCGGCACCGCTGGTTTGATGAAAGCGTTAGCGGCGTAAAAACCGCTCTTTTTGCCCCATCCAAAGGACTTTCAGAGGTTGTTGAGCCGTTTAGCTGTTCCTCAAAACGTCGTGATGTTGATCAGTTTGCGAAACGAAAGCACAGGCTGCTGACGTCGATACAGAAAACTCAATCTGACGTTTTTACACACTCTGGGCCAAAAGCGGTCATCCAAAATGCTAATACCTGCCACACAGGAAGCAGCGACTCTAACTCCGTGCAGCGTTCAAGCTGCTTGTGGTAAAGGCTATGTGGAAGAGCCGACTCTTCGCTCTGAGTTAACGAAAAGCCACTCTCACGAGTGGCTTTTCTTTCTGCAGATTACTCTGAGCAGGGCGCGTCACAGCAGGGACTTCATACCGAGTACGATGCCGCAAGCGAGTGCTCTCGCATCTGTCGATACCCCCAAATAGTTACTAGCAATACAGCGGCTCCGGCTGCCAGAGCAACGCTAAACCCATAGCGAGCACCTTCCATATCCACGAGTTGGCCCGACGCCGCAGCACCCATCGCCACCCCAACATTCAAGCCTGCCAGTAGCCAGGTCATGCCTTCGGTCAATTGTCGTTCCGGCACAATTCGCTCAACCAAGGACATTGCCACAATCATGGTGGGCGCAAAGAATAACCCGGCCACCAACACTGCTCCCGAGAGGCTGGCAATGTTACCAGCCATCAACAAGGGCAGTGTCGTTGCGGCAGTTGCAAGGCCACCCAACAGCAAGAGTTTGTGCAACGGCGTTTTCAGTTTTAGCGCACCGAACAACAAGCCCGCGGCGCACGAGCCGATGGCGTAACAGGACAACACAATACTGGCCGCCGCCGGACTGCCCATTTGTTCAGCGAACGCGACACTCACGATATCGACCGTTCCAACGATGACGCCCATCGCGACCATCAGCAATGTTAATAGTCGGACGTCCGCCAGACGAAAGATTGAGGTTGTTCGCGTGCTCTTTTGTTCAGCGGATTCTACTGGCGGATCGGTGGATACTTGTGCTGCCAAAGCAAGTGCGCCAATCGCCAGCAGTACAACTGCCGCTAACGGTCCTGCCTGGGGGAAGACGGCCACACTCAAACCAACAGAAATCGGGGGGCCTGCAATAAATGTCACTTCGTCCAGCACGGTTTCGAGTGAGTAAGCTGTTTGCAGGTGCGGCTTGCCCCTGTAGATCGCAGTCCAGCGAGCGCGGACCATGGCCGACATGCTCGGCATGAAGCCCGCTAACACAGCGGCCACGAACAAAGTCCAATCGGGCGTATGCCAGTAAGTACAGGCAAGCAGTAGAAGAATACCCAAAACGCTGATACCAGCAGACAAGGGCAGTACCCTGCGCTGACCGTATCGATCCACCATGCGTGAAACTTGCGGTGACATCAATGCATACGTCAGGACGAAGGTGGCAGAAACCGCGCCTGCCAGTGCGTAGCTGCCCCGCAACTGCGAAAGCATGGTGATGATGCCGATACCTGTCATGGGGAGCGGCAAACGGGCGAGGAGGCCTGCCAGGGAGAATCCCTTGGTGCCGGGGGCTTGGAACAGTATTCGGTACGGATTGGCCATGCTCGATACTCCTTATCGAATGAGTTCAGCTTGTCGGGGCGTCGCTGAACTGTGAATATACATTCACTGCGTATGATTAAAATC belongs to Pseudomonas sp. B21-015 and includes:
- a CDS encoding MFS transporter; its protein translation is MANPYRILFQAPGTKGFSLAGLLARLPLPMTGIGIITMLSQLRGSYALAGAVSATFVLTYALMSPQVSRMVDRYGQRRVLPLSAGISVLGILLLLACTYWHTPDWTLFVAAVLAGFMPSMSAMVRARWTAIYRGKPHLQTAYSLETVLDEVTFIAGPPISVGLSVAVFPQAGPLAAVVLLAIGALALAAQVSTDPPVESAEQKSTRTTSIFRLADVRLLTLLMVAMGVIVGTVDIVSVAFAEQMGSPAAASIVLSCYAIGSCAAGLLFGALKLKTPLHKLLLLGGLATAATTLPLLMAGNIASLSGAVLVAGLFFAPTMIVAMSLVERIVPERQLTEGMTWLLAGLNVGVAMGAAASGQLVDMEGARYGFSVALAAGAAVLLVTIWGYRQMREHSLAASYSV